A stretch of the Rosa rugosa chromosome 5, drRosRugo1.1, whole genome shotgun sequence genome encodes the following:
- the LOC133712267 gene encoding preprotein translocase subunit SCY1, chloroplastic encodes MLITVRGPFSSSSPLCFNSFSYPTLKRSVCKPRFSVPRKPNSITCWKLGVLSSSSEASVFDPLGINSDVHSGLNATLDNFLWLFSKPLESASSSKKEKSNSTRGLAAAIEDSSIDFGDFFKGPLPGKFLMLLGYLALSRLGIYIPLGGVNRDAFVGNLDQNSLLSTLDSFSGGGIGRLGICSLGIVPFINAQIVFQLLAQVYPKLQDLQKKEGEAGRKKVLRYTQYASVGFAVVQAIGQVFFLRPYVNDFSMEWVLSSVILLTLGSVLTTYIGERISDLKLGNGTSLLIFTSIISYFPASVGRTVAQAFQDGNYVGLATIIASFFLLVLGIVYVQEAERKIPINYASRYTSRSAGPQRSAYLPFKVNSSGVMPIIFSTSSLALPGTLARFTGLAPLKTAAVALNPGGSFYLPTNILLIAFFNYYYTFLQLDPDDVSEQLKRQGASIPLVRPGKSTAAFLKTVLSRISVLGSAFLAILAAGPAVVEQVSHLTAFRGFAGTSVLILVGCATDTARKVQAEIISQKYKNIEFYNIDKYDP; translated from the exons ATGTTGATAACGGTCAGAGgacccttttcttcttcttctccgctCTGCTTCAACAGCTTCTCTTATCCAACGCTGAAACGTTCAGTATGCAAACCCAGATTCTCTGTTCCCAGAAAACCCAACAGCATTACTTGTTGGAAGCTTGGCGTTCTATCCAGCAG CTCTGAAGCCTCAGTTTTTGATCCCTTGGGTATAAATTCAGATGTACATTCTGGTCTAAATGCTACCTTGGATAATTTCCTATGGCTATTTTCAAAACCGTTAGAGAGTGCTTCAAGTTCTAAGAAGGAGAAATCTAACTCCACTCGAGGTTTAGCAG CTGCCATAGAAGACAGTTCCATTGATTTTGGAGACTTTTTCAAAGGCCCGTTACCAGGGAAGTTTCTCATGCTGTTGGGATATCTGGCCTTATCTCGACTTGGAATATATATACCTCTTGGTGGGGTAAACCGTGACGCTTTTGTTGGAAATTTGGACCAGAACAGTTTGTTGAGCACTTTGGATTCATTTTCTGGAGGCGGCATTGGCCGACTTGGTATATGTTCACTTGGTATTGTTCCCTTCATCAATGCCCAGATTGTCTTCCAGCTCCTTGCACAAGTATATCCCAAGTTGCAGGATCTTCAGAAAAAAGAAGGTGAAGCAGGAAGAAAGAAAGTTCTGCGGTATACACAATATGCTTCGGTTGGGTTTGCAGTAGTCCAG GCAATTGGCCAAGTATTCTTCCTTCGCCCATATGTCAATGACTTCAGTATGGAGTGGGTTCTCTCATCTGTGATCTTATTGACTCTTGGCTCAGTATTGACAACATACATTGGAGAACGAATCTCAGACCTAAAACTTGGGAATGGCACATCTCTTTTGATATTCACAAGCATCATCTCCTACTTTCCAGCATCTGTTGGTAGGACTGTTGCACAGGCATTCCAAGATGGTAACTATGTTGGACTCGCCACCATCATTGCCTCCTTTTTTCTGTTGGTCCTTGGAATTGTGTATGTTCAG GAAGCAGAAAGGAAAATTCCAATTAATTATGCCTCAAGGTACACCAGCAGAAGTGCAGGTCCTCAAAGGTCTGCTTACCTCCCCTTTAAG GTAAATAGTTCTGGAGTAATGCCAATAATATTTTCTACATCATCATTAGCTCTTCCTGGCACTTTAGCACGCTTCACTGGTTTAGCTCCATTGAAAACGGCTGCAGTGGCTTTAAATCCAGGGG GTTCATTCTATCTCCCCACCAACATCCTTTTAATAGCCTTCTTCAACTACTACTACACTTTCCTACAATTGGATCCTGATGATGTAAGTGAACAGTTGAAGCGCCAAGGAGCATCAATTCCACTTGTACGGCCGGGTAAAAGCACAGCTGCATTTCTTAAGACG GTTTTAAGTCGAATATCAGTTCTAGGTTCAGCCTTTCTAGCAATCTTGGCTGCTGGTCCTGCTGTTGTCGAACAAGTCTCACACCTTACTGCATTTCGGGGATTTGCGGGCACATCTGTTCTCATTCTTGTTGGTTGCGCAACTGACACTGCACGTAAAGTTCAAGCTGAGATAATTTCTCAGAAGTACAAGAACATAGAGTTTTATAACATTGACAAGTATGACCCATAA